Within the Salinirubrum litoreum genome, the region ACGATAATGATGGTTCTGGCCGACGCAGTATTTCACTCCCAGTCGGTCATCGAGACGTGGTTCCGACGACTCGACGAGGAACCCATGGACGACGCCGGTCGGCGGGGGGTCGGACGCGACCGTCGAGCCTCCGAACTACGACGCGGTGCGCGAGGCGGGGTGGGACCTCGACGACCCGGACCTGTTCGACCGGACTCCCGACGCGGACCTGCCGATCGAGGACCACGACCGCCTCTCGGTCGCGCCGGATCAGTCGATCCTCGCCGCGATCGCGGAGGCCGAACTGGAGTGGTCCACGCCTGTAACGGTGGGGTGTGCTCGAACCGTGCCGTCTTCGTCACCGGGGGAGCGTGGCGATGTCCGGCGACCACGTCCTCCCCGACGACTTGGTGCGCGACGGTAACGTGCGACTGGCCTGCGTCGCCACGCTGCCGACCGACGAGGTGAGACTCGTCTACGGCCTCCGACACCTCGATGTACTGGAAGACCTTTTGCTGCCGGCATCTGGTTCGACAACTCGTCTGCGTGAGTGACCGCACCCGACTCCCGACCGCCTCCGGGTTACAAATCGCATCGACTCATAAATTGAATACCGCGATACAATCTCTCCTGTCAGGTGTCTCTGTCGACCCACCACCAGAGCTTTCTGTGGGGCGATTCCGTGTGCAGTCGAAGCGTAGATGACTCGCCGTTCTGTCGGCCGATCGGTGTTCGATCCGCGCTCGCCGCCCGCCGCGAGCAGGGTTCGATAGCGACAGCGCCCGCTATCGCTCGGCTCCCCAAGAGCCGAACTCCCCAAATCGAACACACAGATGCAGACACCACCCGAGCCACCGGTACTTCGCCGGGGCTCACTCGATACCGTCTCGCTCGCTCACCAGTCGCATCGCTCGGGCCGCCCTCGACTCGCCCGTCGCGTCCGAACGCGAGGTGCCGCGCCGTGATCGGACGCGAATCGCTCTCCCTGCTGTCGCGGAATCACGACTTCAGGCGGTTCGTCGCCGGCCAGTTCGTGACGAACGCCGGAGACAGTCTCTACACAGTCGCCGTCCTGTGGCTCGTCTACGAACTCAGCGGCTCGACCACTCTCACGGGGATCACGAGCGCGATTCTCTTGCTCCCGTGGCTCCTCCAGATACTCGCCGGGCCGGTCGTGGACCGACTCCCGCTCAGATCGCTCCTCGTCGGGTCCCAACTCGTGCAGGGTGTCGTCGTCCTCGTCCTCCCGCTGGCGGCCGTCACGGGCCAGACGAGTGTCGGCGTCGTCTTCGCGGTCGTCCCGGTGTTGACCCTGGCGACGCTCGTGATGGCCCCGATGCAGGCGACGCTCGTCCCACGACTCGTGGCCGACGGTCGGCTCTCGCGGGCCAACGCGGTGCTCGCCACCGTCACGCTCGGCCTCGACATGGTGTTCGACGCGCTCGGCGGGGCGGTCGTCGCTCTCTTCGGGACGACGACGCTGTTCCTCGTCGATGCCGGTACCTTCGGACTCGCCGGCCTGTTGTTCGCCCGGATCGGCATCCCACCCGCCGACAGTGACCGCTCCGAGGCGACGAGCGACGCCGCTCCCGGCACAGCGACCGACACCTCCACTGTCGCGGACGCCGAAACTCGAACCGAGAGGTCTCTCGTCTCGGTTCTCGACTCCTACCGCGCCGACCTCCGCGT harbors:
- a CDS encoding MFS transporter codes for the protein MIGRESLSLLSRNHDFRRFVAGQFVTNAGDSLYTVAVLWLVYELSGSTTLTGITSAILLLPWLLQILAGPVVDRLPLRSLLVGSQLVQGVVVLVLPLAAVTGQTSVGVVFAVVPVLTLATLVMAPMQATLVPRLVADGRLSRANAVLATVTLGLDMVFDALGGAVVALFGTTTLFLVDAGTFGLAGLLFARIGIPPADSDRSEATSDAAPGTATDTSTVADAETRTERSLVSVLDSYRADLRVGIDALRGSVFVELVGLTALANLATGVTLAVLPAVGASLGGPLFYGLLLGALGVGRLVGSVLAPRLEAVPYGRVALVGNLLTAVSWLAAVVAPSPTLTVLLFGLAWVPPGVNGVLTATLNQTVFPSDLLARVSSVKGTASGATLPLGSLVGGVVAETLGTTTTMALAAGGFGLAGVAVLLRVRLRRLPSVAEADAAAFEVTLPPSPEE